The following coding sequences are from one Bacteroidales bacterium window:
- a CDS encoding ROK family protein — MRTNMKKDAVIGIDIGGTFTKYAIIDRMANVLIEGSVPTDQTDDVNEYLSTLKKAIDKTIKEVEDTVTIKGIGIGAPNGNYKSGSIEFAPNLKWAHGKVVHLVQLLQKHYNMPVAVTNDANAAALGEMIYGGAKGMKDFILITLGTGLGSGIVVNGELVYGNDGFAGEVGHVRVKDNGRICGCGRRGCLEAYVSAPGIKKTVFELLAEYPDPSELRKYSFEEMDSEMIYHAATRGDFIALKAFEITGDLLGIKLADAVAHTSPEKIFLFGGLAKSGDYILKPTRESFEKNLLKIYQGKIPIVLSSLPEGNVAVLGASALIWQEINQN; from the coding sequence ATCAGAACCAACATGAAAAAAGATGCAGTAATAGGGATAGATATCGGAGGAACATTTACCAAGTATGCCATTATTGACCGTATGGCTAATGTATTGATTGAAGGATCGGTTCCCACGGACCAAACCGATGATGTCAATGAATATCTGAGTACTTTGAAGAAGGCCATTGATAAAACGATCAAAGAAGTAGAGGATACGGTTACAATAAAAGGAATCGGAATTGGAGCACCCAATGGTAACTATAAAAGTGGAAGCATCGAGTTCGCACCTAACCTGAAATGGGCACATGGAAAAGTTGTTCATTTGGTTCAACTACTGCAAAAGCATTATAATATGCCTGTTGCTGTTACCAATGATGCCAATGCGGCTGCTCTTGGCGAAATGATATATGGTGGAGCAAAAGGTATGAAAGATTTTATCCTGATCACTTTAGGAACCGGTTTAGGAAGCGGAATAGTCGTCAACGGGGAGTTGGTCTATGGAAATGACGGATTTGCAGGTGAAGTTGGCCACGTAAGAGTAAAAGACAACGGACGTATCTGTGGATGCGGACGCAGAGGTTGTCTGGAAGCTTATGTCAGTGCACCGGGTATTAAGAAAACAGTCTTTGAATTGTTGGCTGAATATCCCGATCCCAGTGAATTGAGAAAGTACTCGTTCGAGGAAATGGATTCCGAAATGATTTATCACGCGGCTACCCGTGGTGATTTTATTGCTTTGAAAGCATTTGAAATCACAGGTGATCTTTTAGGAATCAAGCTGGCCGATGCCGTAGCACATACTTCTCCCGAAAAAATATTCCTGTTCGGAGGTTTGGCTAAATCCGGTGATTATATTCTTAAACCAACCCGGGAAAGCTTTGAAAAGAACCTGTTGAAAATCTACCAGGGAAAAATTCCAATTGTATTATCTTCACTTCCTGAAGGTAATGTAGCCGTATTAGGAGCAAGCGCATTGATCTGGCAGGAAATTAATCAAAACTAA
- a CDS encoding pyridoxal phosphate-dependent aminotransferase, translating to MPQISTKGRIMPPSPIRKLAPYAEQAKSRGIKVYHLNIGQPDIPTPAIGMEAVRHNHLLVVEYSHSMGIESLRKRLAQYYQEKNINVNHNQIMITNGGSEAISMTMMACLNHYEDVIVPEPFYANYYGFSTVAGVGLKPLKSVIENNFALPPVEELESLITPATRAIMICNPNNPTGYLYSRAELEKLAEIAVKHDLFLISDEVYREFCYDGDKHYSIMQIDGLEKHAVLIDSMSKRFSACGIRVGALVTRNQELMDTVLKFAQARLSPPTFGQILAEAALDSPPEYYEKIYDEYIERRNTLVNGLNRIPGVYSPMPKGAFYTMARLPVDDADKFSQWILSDFQYNNQTVMLAPGSGFYSTPGLGKNEVRMAYVINKTDIEHALECLEKALEVYPGRK from the coding sequence ATGCCTCAGATATCTACCAAAGGGCGGATTATGCCGCCTTCACCTATCCGTAAATTAGCCCCTTATGCCGAACAGGCAAAGAGCAGGGGTATTAAAGTATACCACCTGAATATCGGACAGCCCGATATTCCTACTCCGGCGATAGGAATGGAAGCGGTACGGCACAATCATTTGCTAGTCGTGGAATATAGCCACTCAATGGGGATTGAATCCTTGCGTAAAAGGCTGGCCCAATATTATCAGGAAAAAAATATCAATGTGAATCATAACCAGATCATGATCACGAATGGTGGATCAGAAGCTATCTCAATGACTATGATGGCCTGTTTGAACCATTATGAAGATGTGATTGTTCCTGAACCTTTTTATGCTAATTATTACGGATTCTCAACAGTTGCAGGGGTTGGACTGAAACCGTTAAAATCGGTTATCGAAAATAATTTTGCCCTGCCTCCGGTAGAAGAATTGGAAAGCCTGATAACACCCGCTACCCGGGCAATTATGATCTGTAATCCGAACAATCCTACCGGTTATTTATATTCACGTGCCGAACTGGAAAAACTGGCTGAAATTGCTGTCAAACATGATCTGTTCCTGATTTCAGACGAAGTATACCGTGAGTTTTGTTATGACGGGGACAAACATTATTCCATCATGCAGATTGATGGACTGGAAAAGCATGCTGTATTGATCGACTCCATGTCGAAACGGTTTAGCGCTTGTGGAATAAGGGTGGGTGCATTAGTCACGCGTAACCAGGAATTGATGGATACGGTATTGAAATTTGCCCAGGCGAGATTAAGTCCGCCTACTTTCGGCCAGATTCTGGCCGAAGCTGCTTTGGATTCTCCGCCGGAATATTATGAAAAAATATACGACGAATATATCGAAAGGAGAAATACGCTGGTCAACGGACTGAATCGTATTCCGGGAGTATATAGTCCTATGCCCAAGGGCGCATTTTATACGATGGCCCGCTTACCGGTGGATGACGCCGATAAGTTTTCACAATGGATATTGAGCGATTTTCAGTACAACAACCAGACTGTAATGCTTGCTCCGGGTTCCGGGTTCTACTCTACACCGGGTTTAGGGAAAAATGAAGTCCGGATGGCTTATGTGATCAACAAGACCGATATCGAGCATGCTTTGGAATGTCTGGAAAAAGCTTTGGAAGTATATCCCGGGAGGAAATAA
- a CDS encoding sigma-70 family RNA polymerase sigma factor: MVSYLQMDIRLFKTNVLPVRGKLYHVAMKILGNEHDAEDVVQESMLKLWLMRQHLSGYKSIEAYAVQMTKNISLNKIRARKPVTENWFDDVPETARKPDQQAEEKDSVEMVSRIIENLPDMQKMIIQLRDIEGYQPEEIAEITGCEIATVRVNLSRARKKVKEIFFRINKFDK; this comes from the coding sequence ATGGTGTCTTATTTACAGATGGATATTCGATTATTTAAAACAAACGTACTGCCTGTAAGAGGGAAACTATATCATGTAGCTATGAAGATACTCGGGAATGAGCATGATGCGGAAGATGTTGTCCAGGAGTCGATGCTTAAACTATGGTTGATGCGACAACATCTATCCGGATACAAAAGCATTGAAGCATATGCGGTACAAATGACCAAGAATATCAGTCTTAATAAGATAAGGGCAAGAAAACCGGTTACGGAAAATTGGTTCGACGATGTTCCCGAAACGGCAAGAAAACCGGACCAGCAGGCGGAAGAAAAGGATTCGGTGGAAATGGTCTCGAGGATCATCGAAAACCTTCCGGATATGCAAAAAATGATCATCCAGCTTCGTGATATTGAAGGATATCAGCCCGAAGAAATTGCCGAAATTACTGGCTGTGAAATAGCTACCGTCAGGGTTAACCTGTCAAGGGCAAGAAAGAAAGTAAAAGAAATATTTTTCAGAATAAATAAATTCGACAAGTAA
- a CDS encoding DUF4252 domain-containing protein — translation MKTRLFFLIGLCFILSTSIRAQSQLMEELMKEYSSKEGVAYVNVSQQMLQNIFEDVAKLPVRMSASSPVQISASRSASASDIKKEIDVSAPEAFSSLSISKKNHASFVPSKTYSDFRNAFNKAKFEQYMETNKGNDHVIGYYQKKTGGKSNEIYVLRQQSNHFSVIYIKGDINIKYLNIYLQYIRSYLNKMETGDLLDNYQGSEDIFRRFRDQSMARLREHSFDLKTNQPNHEKLDSLLQQRVRKTLKEMKQEPDTIFVN, via the coding sequence ATGAAAACCCGTTTATTTTTTCTCATAGGATTATGTTTCATTTTATCTACATCTATAAGAGCACAGAGTCAGTTAATGGAAGAATTAATGAAAGAATATTCTTCAAAAGAAGGTGTCGCCTATGTAAATGTGTCGCAACAAATGCTTCAAAACATTTTTGAAGATGTTGCCAAATTACCCGTCCGAATGTCTGCTTCATCACCTGTTCAAATCTCTGCTTCTCGCAGTGCGAGTGCATCTGACATAAAAAAGGAAATTGATGTTTCAGCACCAGAAGCTTTTAGCAGCTTATCCATATCAAAAAAAAATCATGCATCCTTTGTTCCTTCCAAAACTTATTCTGATTTCCGTAATGCATTCAATAAAGCTAAGTTTGAGCAATATATGGAAACAAATAAGGGAAACGACCATGTTATTGGTTATTATCAGAAAAAAACCGGAGGAAAGAGTAATGAAATTTATGTTCTCCGGCAACAATCCAACCATTTTTCCGTGATTTATATAAAAGGGGATATAAATATTAAATATTTAAACATATACCTTCAATATATACGCTCCTATCTTAATAAAATGGAAACCGGGGATTTATTAGATAATTACCAGGGATCCGAAGATATTTTCCGAAGATTCAGGGATCAAAGTATGGCGCGGTTAAGAGAACATTCCTTTGATCTAAAAACAAATCAGCCAAATCATGAAAAATTAGATAGCCTGCTTCAGCAGAGAGTAAGAAAAACACTTAAAGAAATGAAACAAGAACCGGATACTATCTTTGTAAATTAA
- the ygiD gene encoding 4,5-DOPA dioxygenase extradiol, with product MEAKTEHKSTEKLMPVLFIGHGNPMNALEKNEFSDEWRRIVRTFPCPKAILCISAHWSIKGTKVTAMERPKTIYDFGGFPDKLYAQKYPAPGSPALSEIIYTHLGIYSIGKDYHWGLDHGTWSFLKHMYPDNNVPVVQMSIDHTKSMKHHYRLGKELLFLRKMGVLITGSGNIIHNLRLAKSTKNGFDHEFAYNWALELNELLKERIIENNSEALMDYGRISKHAYWGIPSEEHYIPLIYALALKTENDRITIFNDKVIGGAISMTSFIISH from the coding sequence ATGGAAGCGAAAACAGAACACAAGTCCACAGAAAAATTAATGCCTGTTTTATTCATAGGGCATGGAAATCCTATGAACGCTCTTGAAAAAAATGAATTTTCTGATGAGTGGAGAAGGATTGTCAGGACATTTCCCTGTCCCAAGGCAATATTGTGTATATCTGCACATTGGTCAATAAAAGGGACAAAAGTAACTGCTATGGAACGACCAAAAACGATTTATGATTTCGGAGGGTTTCCCGACAAATTATATGCGCAAAAATATCCGGCACCGGGTTCGCCGGCTCTATCGGAAATCATATATACTCATTTGGGTATTTACTCTATCGGGAAAGATTACCATTGGGGATTAGATCATGGAACCTGGTCTTTCCTGAAACATATGTATCCGGATAACAATGTCCCGGTAGTACAGATGAGTATCGACCATACAAAAAGCATGAAACACCATTACCGTCTCGGAAAAGAATTGCTGTTTTTAAGGAAAATGGGTGTCCTTATCACTGGAAGTGGTAATATCATTCATAATTTACGATTGGCTAAGTCAACAAAAAATGGGTTCGATCACGAATTTGCTTATAATTGGGCGTTGGAATTAAATGAATTACTGAAAGAGAGGATCATTGAAAATAATTCAGAAGCTTTGATGGATTACGGACGGATATCGAAGCATGCTTATTGGGGCATCCCGAGCGAAGAACATTATATTCCACTCATATATGCACTTGCACTTAAAACAGAAAATGACCGGATCACAATTTTTAATGACAAAGTGATCGGGGGAGCTATTTCGATGACATCGTTCATTATCAGTCATTAA